In the Paralichthys olivaceus isolate ysfri-2021 chromosome 17, ASM2471397v2, whole genome shotgun sequence genome, one interval contains:
- the tfr1b gene encoding transferrin receptor 1b produces the protein MDRVRSTFNNLFKSKRYSRFTLQPVEDGERHVEVKLSDDDADDNMEVAMEVEGQAGGSPSFRPAPPRQSQRHIYFLALGIPLIFVIGYLLGYISHRKVEPVNTEPVNTEPVNTGSPVPTTQHHFVPAPDLPLQWTDITQLLTQKLTSQAFDKSLRDFDLPRRSAGSVEDANLAIRIFDEFKQLEMDPWTDIHYVQLQTPDSNRPNRVLFGSDVFKPLGYLAYSATGKVQGKLVYGNYGRLEDLDVLQNKSIELKDSVLLLRRGKITFAEQVDNAARKGASAVLIYPDTQDYNYQGDTDLYGHVHLGSGDPYTPGFPSFNHTQFPPTQSSGLPKIPAQTITANTATALLRNIGGPESNASSGFKGGFNSVSYRLGGTENVTVEVNNVLVNTKMRNVFGVIKGFIDPDRYVVLGAQRDAWGKGYARAAVGTSVLMELAKAVSKMVKTEKFRPRRSLVFASWSAGEYGNVGATEWLEGYMSSLDKSVFTYISLDGIVMGRGSFMASASPLLHSLIENTMKRVKSPISSESLYDMMGQSDWEKNTLKPMSIDDPAYTFVAFSGIPAVSFHFVSPNTESYSYYGTNLDNMDHLNYQTNHHTSEMTAVAAQFAGLMALRLVHDHLLNLDVSQYASVLDNASMPVYKRINQLVQSGQLKGVSANWLSIARGAFKRAAASIGRAIDNSDVENQKTCRTINDRIMRVEHNLLSPYVSPTETPFRHLLFGRGPHTLASIAETSDMEQLRIQLALATWNLQGCAYAMVTDIWDIEEEI, from the exons atggatCGAGTGAGGTCAACCTTTAACAACCTG tttAAAAGCAAGCGCTACAGCCGGTTCACCCTGCAGCCGGTGGAAGACGGAGAAAGACATGTCGAGGTGAAACTGTCTGACGACGACGCAGATGATAACATGGAGGTTGCCATGGAGGTCGAGGGCCAGGCGGGCGGCTCTCCGAGCTTTAGGCCGGCACCACCGCGTCAAAGCCAGCGTCATATTTACTTCCTGGCCCTAGGAATCCCGCTGATATTTGTAATTG GTTATCTGTTGGGATACATCAGCCACCGTAAAGTGGAGCCGGTGAACACGGAGCCGGTGAACACGGAGCCGGTGAACACAGGGAGTCCAGTACCAACGACACAGCACCATTTTGTACCAGCTCCAGATTTGCCACTGCAGTGGACGGACATCACCCAACTTCTGACGCAGAAACTCACCAGTCAGGCCTTCGACAAGTCTCTGAG GGACTTTGATCTGCCTAGACGTTCGGCAGGAAGTGTGGAGGATGCAAATCTGGCAATACGCATCTTTGATGAATTCAAGCAGCTTGAAATGGACCCCTGGACGGACATCCACTACGTCCAGCTGCAGACACCAGACAG CAATCGCCCAAACCGTGTCCTTTTTGGGTCAGATGTGTTCAAACCTTTGGGATATCTGGCCTATAGCGCGACTGGGAAAGTTCAG GGTAAACTGGTTTACGGAAACTACGGTCGTCTGGAAGACCTGGATGTTCTGCAGAATAAGAGCATTGAGCTGAAAGACAGCGTGCTGCTGCTCCGCAGGGGAAAGATCACGTTTGCAGAGCAG GTGGATAATGCTGCAAGAAAAGGAGCCTCCGCTGTTCTGATCTACCCCGACACTCAAGATTACAATTATCAAGGGGACACTGATCTATATGGACAT GTCCATCTGGGTTCAGGTGACCCGTACACGCCCGGATTCCCCTCCTTCAACCACACGCAGTTCCCCCCGACTCAGTCGTCTGGCCTCCCCAAGATCCCAGCCCAGACCATCACCGCCAACACGGCCACTGCGCTTCTGCG GAATATCGGCGGCCCTGAGTCGAATGCGAGCAGCGGTTTTAAAGGCGGCTTCAACTCTGTGTCTTACAGACTGGGAGGCACTGAGAACGTCACTGTAGAAGTGAACAACGTGTTGGTCAACACTAAGATGCGCAACGTGTTTGGAGTCATCAAAGGATTCATTGATCCTG ATCGCTACGTGGTCCTGGGAGCTCAGAGAGACGCCTGGGGCAAAGGTTACGCCAGAGCCGCTGTGGGCACGTCTGTACTGATGGAGCTGGCCAAGGCTGTGAGCAAGATGGTGAAGACAG AAAAATTCAGGCCAAGGAGAAGTCTCGTATTTGCAAGTTGGAGCGCTGGAGAGTATGGAAATGTTGGTGCCACTGAGTGGTTAGAG ggTTACATGTCCTCTCTTGACAAAAGCGTTTTCACCTACATCAGCCTGGATGGAATAGTTATGG GTCGAGGCAGCTTCATGGCCTCAGCTAGTCCGCTGCTCCACAGCCTCATCGAGAACACGATGAAAAGG GTGAAGAGTCCAATCAGCTCTGAAAGCTTGTACGACATGATGGGACAGAGCGACTGGGAGAAAAATAC ACTAAAGCCGATGTCGATAGACGACCCCGCCTATACCTTCGTGGCTTTCTCTGGAATTCCTGCTGTGTCTTTCCACTTCGTCTCTCCCAAT ACTGAGTCCTACTCTTACTACGGCACCAACCTGGACAACATGGATCACCTCAACTACCAAACCAACCACCACACCAGTGAGATGACGGCGGTGGCGGCCCAGTTCGCCGGCCTCATGGCCTTGCGGCTGGTCCACGACCACCTGCTCAATCTGGACGTGAGCCAATACGCCAGCGTGCTCGATAACGCTTCGATGCCGGTCTACAAGCGCATCAACCAGCTCGTACAG TCCGGTCAGCTGAAGGGCGTGAGCGCCAACTGGCTGAGCATCGCACGAGGCGCCTTTAAAAGGGCGGCAGCCAGCATCGGCAGAGCCATCGACAACAGTGACGTAGAAAACCAGAAGACCTGTCGGACCATCAACGACAGGATCATGAGG GTTGAGCATAACCTCCTCTCTCCGTACGTGTCGCCCACTGAGACTCCCTTCCGTCACCTCCTGTTCGGCCGCGGCCCCCACACGCTGGCGTCCATCGCCGAGACCTCGGACATGGAGCAGCTCCGCATCCAGCTGGCCCTCGCCACATGGAACCTGCAGGGGTGTGCTTACGCCATGGTCACAGACATCTGGGACATCGAAGAGGAGATCTGA
- the tnk2a gene encoding activated CDC42 kinase 1 isoform X1, with amino-acid sequence MGESYVYQRLPFARGEEEGEDEDEEERRIRESVGGQMMQSDEGTEWLLELLTDVQLQQYFLRIRDELNVTRLSHFDYVKNEDLEKIGMGRPGQRRLWEAVKRRRALYKRKSWMSKVFPVKRSEADPQQSLPQGASSSQAPAASESTASLTCLIREAELQLFERLGDGTFGVVRRGEWTGPNGRVLSVAVKCLKAGVLDSDGLDDFIREVNAMHSLSHQNLIRLYGIVLTQPMRMVAELAPLGSLLDRLRKRQGHILILSLCNYAVQVACGMAYLEQRRFLHRDLAARNVLLSTNDTVKIGDFGLMRALPTHTDQYIMEEGHKVPFPWCAPESLKSRSFSHASDTWMFAVTLWEMFTHGQEPWLGLNGSQILHKVDVEAERLSKPEDCPLDVYNVMLQCWSPKPEDRPTFIALRDFLLETMPTDMRALQDFEEEDKLQIQMNDVITIIEGRAEHYWWRGQNRRTLRVGQFPRHVVTAVAGLSAHDISRPLKHSFIHTGHGDTDPHRSWGHADRIDSLYLGNPMDPPDVLGMESGIARPTKLPNRAKKQPPPRPPQPAVLLKKPFYDSVLDDYDDDDDTSTSSGLKRLGVSLGLKLRPWEGSLVRSAKSEVSLIDFTDDSFSSTTPSPLTETHPPDEDTLKDTPSILDWPLPQPSYDEVATELEDQSEDQEVKSINRRLSEEAAPGAAVVGRSESQSADLFQELQREVMVKLQVPMATGRSLPSSPLPIPLAPLGPHRQILLPPPSPSSTFASCFEDRPVLPPRSPVPPLRPSKHNLSVRTTQPQVRSSSISVGDEEDTPPQIPPRDHAFSQPGSRSSSPLPLAPPPSASPVALPPPPLFVSPRRTAGLLGPLLSSSSPSSSSSSPTSQATSHPSRLAAPGSSYSSSPLLDPLSFREGRGLSSLIDSSQSSAPAPLPERPAFLERYGAANMVAVKPMMQQKPGGAKPNSSYNNNNGWTAAPSMQQEQSITQVQAAVHGVTMEECKSALQSHNWRIPQAVNHLKVEQLFRLGLRSRAECEKLLQLSQWNLEQASTVLLETYGPHLNRK; translated from the exons ATGGGAGAGAGCTACGTGTACCAGCGACTCCCCTTcgccagaggagaggaggagggggaggatgaggacgaagaggagaggaggatccGGGAAAGTGTCGGGGGGCAAATG atgcagAGCGACGAGGGGACAGAGtggctgctggagctgctgacagacgttcagctgcagcagtacTTCCTGCGGATCCGTGATGAGCTCAATGTCACTCGACTCTCCCACTTCGACTACGTCAAGAACGAAGACCTGGAGAAGATCGGCATGGGGCGCCCAG GTCAAAGGAGGCTGTGGGAGGCCGTCAAGAGGAGACGAGCTCTTTACAAACGAAAGTCCTGGATGAGCAAG GTATTTCCAGTGAAACGTTCTGAAGCCGACCCCCAGCAGTCCCTCCCCCAGGGGGCGTCGTCCAGCCAGGCCCCTGCCGCCAGCGAGTCGACAGCCTCCCTCACCTGCCTGATCAGAGAGGCGGAGCTGCAGCTGTTCGAGAGGCTCGGAGACGGCACGTTCGGAGTGGTGCGGAGAGGAGAGTGGACCGGTCCCAACGGCAGAGTG CTGTCGGTGGCGGTGAAGTGTCTGAAAGCCGGCGTGTTAGACTCAGACGGGCTGGACGACTTCATCAGGGAAGTGAACGCCATGCACTCACTGAGCCACCAGAACCTCATCCGGCTGTACGGCATCGTCCTCACACAGCCCATGAGGATG gtgGCTGAGCTGGCTCCTCTGGGCTCCCTGTTGGATCGTCTCAGGAAGCGTCAGGGTCACATCCTCATCTTGTCCCTCTGTAACTACGCTGTTCAG gtggcgTGTGGCATGGCCTACCTGGAGCAGAGGCGTTTCCTCCACAGGGACCTCGCCGCCCGCAACGTTCTATTGTCCACCAACGACACGGTGAAGATCGGAGACTTTGGCCTGATGAGGGCGCTGCCGACACACACCGACCAATACATCATGGAGGAGGGTCACAAAGTCCCCTTCCCTtg GTGCGCTCCAGAGTCTCTGAAGTCTCGTTCTTTCTCTCATGCGTCCGACACTTGGATGTTCGCGGTCACTCTGTGGGAGATGTTCACCCACGGACAGGAGCCGTGGCTGGGCCTTAACGGGAGTCAG atcCTCCACAAGGTGGACGTGGAGGCCGAGAGGTTAAGTAAACCAGAGGACTGTCCTCTGGACGTTTACAACGTCATGCTGCAGTGCTGGAGCCCCAAACCTGAGGACAGACCCACCTTCATCGCCCTCAGAGACTTTCTGCTCGAG ACGATGCCCACAGACATGAGAGCCCTGCAGGACTTTGAGGAGGAAGACAAGCTCCAGATCCAGATGAACGATGTGATCACCATCATAGAGGGAAG GGCGGAGCATTACTGGTGGCGAGGTCAGAACAGGCGGACGCTGCGTGTCGGTCAGTTCCCTCGCCACGTGGTGACGGCGGTCGCTGGTCTGTCGGCCCACGACATCAGCCGACCGCTCAAACACTCCTTCATCCACACGGGACACGGAGACACGGACCCCCACAGGAGCTGGGGACATGCAGACCGCATCGACAG tcTGTATCTGGGGAACCCCATGGACCCCCCTGATGTCCTGGGAATGGAGTCGGGCATCGCCAGACCGACCAAACTCCCCAACCGTGCCAAGA AGCAACCTCCCCCTCGTCCACCTCAGCCTGCTGTTCTGCTGAAGA agcCGTTCTACGACTCAGTCTTGGACGATTACGACGATGATGACGACACCAGCACCTCGTCGGGCCTGAAGCGGCTCGGAGTGTCTCTGGGTCTGAAGCTGCGACCGTGGGAGGGGTCCCTGGTGCGTTCGGCCAAGAGCGAGGTGTCGCTCATCGACTTCACCGACGACAGCTTCAGCTCGACCACGCCGTCGCCGCTCACTGAGACACACCCGCCGGACGAGGACACACTGAAG GACACTCCCTCCATCCTGGACTGGCCTCTCCCTCAGCCGTCTTACGACGAGGTCGCCACGGAGCTCGAGGACCAATCGGAGGACCAGGAGGTGAAGTCTATCAACAGGCGCCTGAGTGAGGAGGCCGCGCCTGGCGCCGCTGTTGTGGGCAGGAGCGAGTCACAGTCAGCTGACCTGTTCCAGGAACTACAGAGAGAG GTGATGGTGAAACTGCAGGTTCCCATGGCAACGGGCcgctccctcccctcctcccctctcccgaTCCCTCTGGCTCCGTTGGGCCCCCACAGACagatcctcctccctcctccctccccctcctccacctttgCCTCCTGCTTCGAGGACCGGCCGGTGCTACCTCCTCGCAGCCCTGTCCCCCCGCTGCGTCCCTCCAAACACAACCTCTCCGTCCGCACCACCCAGCCGCAGGTCCGCTCCAGCTCCATATCTGTGGGGGACGAGGAGGACACGCCGCCCCAGATCCCACCTAGGGACCACGCCTTTTCTCAGCCGGGCTCccgctcctcctctcccctcccactAGCCCCGCCGCCCTCCGCCTCGCCCGTGgctcttccccctcctcccctcttcgTCTCTCCACGGCGGACGGCAGGACTCCTGGGTCCCCTTCTGTCCTCAAGttccccgtcctcctcctcctcctctccaacgTCTCAAGCCACATCCCATCCTTCACGCCTCGCAGCTCCCGGCTCCTCTTACTCCTCCAGTCCTCTTCTGGACCCTCTCTCCTTCCGTGAGGGACGCGGCCTGTCCTCGTTGATTGACAGCTCCCAGAGCTCTGCTCCTGCCCCGCTGCCGGAGAGACCAGCTTTTCTGGAAAG ATACGGAGCAGCCAATATGGTGGCAGTCAAACCCATGATGCAGCAGAAGCCAGGCGGAGCCAAACCTAATTCCtcttacaacaacaacaacgggTGGACTGCAGCTCCCAGCATGCAACAGGAGCAGAGCATCACACAG GTGCAGGCAGCAGTGCATGGTGTCACGATGGAGGAGTGTAAGTCCGCCCTGCAGAGTCACAACTGGAGGATCCCTCAGGCCGTCAACCATCTGAAG GTGGAGCAGTTGTTTCGGTTGGGGCTGCGGTCGAGAGCTGAGTGTGAGAAGCTTCTGCAGCTCAGCCAGTGGAACCTGGAACAGGCCAGCACGGTGTTGTTAGAGACGTACGGACCCCATCTGAACag
- the tnk2a gene encoding activated CDC42 kinase 1 isoform X2: protein MQSDEGTEWLLELLTDVQLQQYFLRIRDELNVTRLSHFDYVKNEDLEKIGMGRPGQRRLWEAVKRRRALYKRKSWMSKVFPVKRSEADPQQSLPQGASSSQAPAASESTASLTCLIREAELQLFERLGDGTFGVVRRGEWTGPNGRVLSVAVKCLKAGVLDSDGLDDFIREVNAMHSLSHQNLIRLYGIVLTQPMRMVAELAPLGSLLDRLRKRQGHILILSLCNYAVQVACGMAYLEQRRFLHRDLAARNVLLSTNDTVKIGDFGLMRALPTHTDQYIMEEGHKVPFPWCAPESLKSRSFSHASDTWMFAVTLWEMFTHGQEPWLGLNGSQILHKVDVEAERLSKPEDCPLDVYNVMLQCWSPKPEDRPTFIALRDFLLETMPTDMRALQDFEEEDKLQIQMNDVITIIEGRAEHYWWRGQNRRTLRVGQFPRHVVTAVAGLSAHDISRPLKHSFIHTGHGDTDPHRSWGHADRIDSLYLGNPMDPPDVLGMESGIARPTKLPNRAKKQPPPRPPQPAVLLKKPFYDSVLDDYDDDDDTSTSSGLKRLGVSLGLKLRPWEGSLVRSAKSEVSLIDFTDDSFSSTTPSPLTETHPPDEDTLKDTPSILDWPLPQPSYDEVATELEDQSEDQEVKSINRRLSEEAAPGAAVVGRSESQSADLFQELQREVMVKLQVPMATGRSLPSSPLPIPLAPLGPHRQILLPPPSPSSTFASCFEDRPVLPPRSPVPPLRPSKHNLSVRTTQPQVRSSSISVGDEEDTPPQIPPRDHAFSQPGSRSSSPLPLAPPPSASPVALPPPPLFVSPRRTAGLLGPLLSSSSPSSSSSSPTSQATSHPSRLAAPGSSYSSSPLLDPLSFREGRGLSSLIDSSQSSAPAPLPERPAFLERYGAANMVAVKPMMQQKPGGAKPNSSYNNNNGWTAAPSMQQEQSITQVQAAVHGVTMEECKSALQSHNWRIPQAVNHLKVEQLFRLGLRSRAECEKLLQLSQWNLEQASTVLLETYGPHLNRK, encoded by the exons atgcagAGCGACGAGGGGACAGAGtggctgctggagctgctgacagacgttcagctgcagcagtacTTCCTGCGGATCCGTGATGAGCTCAATGTCACTCGACTCTCCCACTTCGACTACGTCAAGAACGAAGACCTGGAGAAGATCGGCATGGGGCGCCCAG GTCAAAGGAGGCTGTGGGAGGCCGTCAAGAGGAGACGAGCTCTTTACAAACGAAAGTCCTGGATGAGCAAG GTATTTCCAGTGAAACGTTCTGAAGCCGACCCCCAGCAGTCCCTCCCCCAGGGGGCGTCGTCCAGCCAGGCCCCTGCCGCCAGCGAGTCGACAGCCTCCCTCACCTGCCTGATCAGAGAGGCGGAGCTGCAGCTGTTCGAGAGGCTCGGAGACGGCACGTTCGGAGTGGTGCGGAGAGGAGAGTGGACCGGTCCCAACGGCAGAGTG CTGTCGGTGGCGGTGAAGTGTCTGAAAGCCGGCGTGTTAGACTCAGACGGGCTGGACGACTTCATCAGGGAAGTGAACGCCATGCACTCACTGAGCCACCAGAACCTCATCCGGCTGTACGGCATCGTCCTCACACAGCCCATGAGGATG gtgGCTGAGCTGGCTCCTCTGGGCTCCCTGTTGGATCGTCTCAGGAAGCGTCAGGGTCACATCCTCATCTTGTCCCTCTGTAACTACGCTGTTCAG gtggcgTGTGGCATGGCCTACCTGGAGCAGAGGCGTTTCCTCCACAGGGACCTCGCCGCCCGCAACGTTCTATTGTCCACCAACGACACGGTGAAGATCGGAGACTTTGGCCTGATGAGGGCGCTGCCGACACACACCGACCAATACATCATGGAGGAGGGTCACAAAGTCCCCTTCCCTtg GTGCGCTCCAGAGTCTCTGAAGTCTCGTTCTTTCTCTCATGCGTCCGACACTTGGATGTTCGCGGTCACTCTGTGGGAGATGTTCACCCACGGACAGGAGCCGTGGCTGGGCCTTAACGGGAGTCAG atcCTCCACAAGGTGGACGTGGAGGCCGAGAGGTTAAGTAAACCAGAGGACTGTCCTCTGGACGTTTACAACGTCATGCTGCAGTGCTGGAGCCCCAAACCTGAGGACAGACCCACCTTCATCGCCCTCAGAGACTTTCTGCTCGAG ACGATGCCCACAGACATGAGAGCCCTGCAGGACTTTGAGGAGGAAGACAAGCTCCAGATCCAGATGAACGATGTGATCACCATCATAGAGGGAAG GGCGGAGCATTACTGGTGGCGAGGTCAGAACAGGCGGACGCTGCGTGTCGGTCAGTTCCCTCGCCACGTGGTGACGGCGGTCGCTGGTCTGTCGGCCCACGACATCAGCCGACCGCTCAAACACTCCTTCATCCACACGGGACACGGAGACACGGACCCCCACAGGAGCTGGGGACATGCAGACCGCATCGACAG tcTGTATCTGGGGAACCCCATGGACCCCCCTGATGTCCTGGGAATGGAGTCGGGCATCGCCAGACCGACCAAACTCCCCAACCGTGCCAAGA AGCAACCTCCCCCTCGTCCACCTCAGCCTGCTGTTCTGCTGAAGA agcCGTTCTACGACTCAGTCTTGGACGATTACGACGATGATGACGACACCAGCACCTCGTCGGGCCTGAAGCGGCTCGGAGTGTCTCTGGGTCTGAAGCTGCGACCGTGGGAGGGGTCCCTGGTGCGTTCGGCCAAGAGCGAGGTGTCGCTCATCGACTTCACCGACGACAGCTTCAGCTCGACCACGCCGTCGCCGCTCACTGAGACACACCCGCCGGACGAGGACACACTGAAG GACACTCCCTCCATCCTGGACTGGCCTCTCCCTCAGCCGTCTTACGACGAGGTCGCCACGGAGCTCGAGGACCAATCGGAGGACCAGGAGGTGAAGTCTATCAACAGGCGCCTGAGTGAGGAGGCCGCGCCTGGCGCCGCTGTTGTGGGCAGGAGCGAGTCACAGTCAGCTGACCTGTTCCAGGAACTACAGAGAGAG GTGATGGTGAAACTGCAGGTTCCCATGGCAACGGGCcgctccctcccctcctcccctctcccgaTCCCTCTGGCTCCGTTGGGCCCCCACAGACagatcctcctccctcctccctccccctcctccacctttgCCTCCTGCTTCGAGGACCGGCCGGTGCTACCTCCTCGCAGCCCTGTCCCCCCGCTGCGTCCCTCCAAACACAACCTCTCCGTCCGCACCACCCAGCCGCAGGTCCGCTCCAGCTCCATATCTGTGGGGGACGAGGAGGACACGCCGCCCCAGATCCCACCTAGGGACCACGCCTTTTCTCAGCCGGGCTCccgctcctcctctcccctcccactAGCCCCGCCGCCCTCCGCCTCGCCCGTGgctcttccccctcctcccctcttcgTCTCTCCACGGCGGACGGCAGGACTCCTGGGTCCCCTTCTGTCCTCAAGttccccgtcctcctcctcctcctctccaacgTCTCAAGCCACATCCCATCCTTCACGCCTCGCAGCTCCCGGCTCCTCTTACTCCTCCAGTCCTCTTCTGGACCCTCTCTCCTTCCGTGAGGGACGCGGCCTGTCCTCGTTGATTGACAGCTCCCAGAGCTCTGCTCCTGCCCCGCTGCCGGAGAGACCAGCTTTTCTGGAAAG ATACGGAGCAGCCAATATGGTGGCAGTCAAACCCATGATGCAGCAGAAGCCAGGCGGAGCCAAACCTAATTCCtcttacaacaacaacaacgggTGGACTGCAGCTCCCAGCATGCAACAGGAGCAGAGCATCACACAG GTGCAGGCAGCAGTGCATGGTGTCACGATGGAGGAGTGTAAGTCCGCCCTGCAGAGTCACAACTGGAGGATCCCTCAGGCCGTCAACCATCTGAAG GTGGAGCAGTTGTTTCGGTTGGGGCTGCGGTCGAGAGCTGAGTGTGAGAAGCTTCTGCAGCTCAGCCAGTGGAACCTGGAACAGGCCAGCACGGTGTTGTTAGAGACGTACGGACCCCATCTGAACag